AACCGACTCGGCGATGGGTGAATTAATACACCCTATTTACTTATAAGTACTTGTAAGCAAAAACCAGAGCCAATAATATTACCGCGAATACTAATACAGCACCCGTCCAATTTTTTGCCTTCCGACTCAAATGCATGGCCTTTAAATTCGCCTCTGAGACAACAGGTTTAGGTATCATATTTAAAATGAATTCAGCCACAAACGGAATGAGGACCATATCATCGACGTAACCGAGTCCGGGAAAAATAAAGTCGGGAAGGAGGTCGATGGGACTTATAATATAGGCAGCCAGCAGCATGACCAATGCTTTTGCCTGCCAGGGGACTCGCGGGTCTTTGCTTGCATAATAAAGTATAAATATATCAGATTTCAATCTTTTGATCCAATGCCATAAACTTTTCAATAAAGATCACCTTATGTTATATTCGATATCTATAATTTCGGGCTGATACTAATTGAAATCTCCTGTGTCTAATTTCCAGATGACTTCCCCTCTGGCAGGAATCCTTATACCATTAAACTCCTTATGTTCTGGCAATCACACCCACTGAAAACATTTTACCATCATCCGGGATAAATTGCCGGTTTAACTAGAACATATTTTGTCCACTTCATACCGGGTATAAGTCCCGTCCTATCGAATATTTTAAAAGAATATGATTTGTGACAAAGATTGAATGTTATAATTTGGGGAGGTTAAATTAATGAAAGAAAACTTGTAGCGCTTTGGTATTCAGAGAAATAAAAAGTAAACCTTTTATTGTTGAGGTTGCAGGATGATAAACTTGTTAATTGGATTGGCGGCGGGATTCTTCGGAGGGCTTGTGGGTCTCGGCGGTGGGGTGATAATGATCCCGCTTATGGTTGGCATCTTGAAAATCGGTCAGCACAAAGCCCACGGCACAAGCCTTGTGGCACTTGTCTTCACCGGAATATCGGGGGCTTTCACTTATGCCTTAAACGGTTCAATGGATATATGGGCCTCGGCCCTTTTAGCGTCCACCGCCATATTTACCGCCCGGGCGGGTGCGCGTTTTGCCAATGCCCTTCCCGAATGGAAGCTCAAGAGGTCCTTCGGCGGTTTTATAATCCTGGTTTCCCTAATTCTGCTCCTGAAACCTTACCTGTACCATGTTTCCGAGCCTGCCACAGGATGGCTGGAAATGCTGGTCCTCTTATCGACGGGGATTTTCACCGGCTTTCTCTCCGGGATGATGGGGGTCGGTGGAGGCACGATCATGGTCCCTTCCATGGTGCTGCTCATCGGGTTTACCCAGTTTACCGCCCAGGGCTGTTCCCTCCTCGCCATGGTCCCGGTGGGAATTGTAGGCGCTTATACCCACTGGCGTTTGGGAAACGTTAACACGAGTATATTACCGGGATTAATACCGGGCATTCTTTTAGGAACGTACCTGGGGGGCTCCCTGGCACATATCATGACTGAAGAAGCTTTGCGCGTTATCTTCGCCGCCGTTCTAATCTGGACAGGGGTAAGGTATTTAAGAGCACCCAAGCCTCAGCCTGACGTAAAATCAATTCCAGCCGAAAAAGAGGACCGAAGCTAAAATTTCATGCGCCACAACTATAACGGCCGTTGTGGCGCATTCTGGTAATCGGACACTTATTCCTTCAAGCTTCACTCATTTAAATAACGTCCGTTCCCGCGGGTACTTCCGAAGGAATACCGGCAAGACGCTCAGCTAACTTGTTCCATGTGCTTCTTGTTAAAAAGCTGCCTGGAATGTTGGCCTCCATTTCCAGGAAACGCTTGTAGGGCACGGTGAAGGTGACCTGACCAGGGTCGATGAAGGGGCGGGCGGAAGGATCCATCATGCCGACCACAGCCCGTGGGTTCTCACTTTGCGCCTCGTTGTAAGGAATGATGAAGATCCCCTGGCAGCCGGAGCAATGGGGAATAGTCACGTTATTGAGATCCGGGCGGTCGTAGTTGGCCATTACCACCAAGCCGCATAACTGGTCGGCATTGACGTAGAAGGTCACCAGACAGGGTTCTTCCACAGCTGGGTCGACCTGATCCAGCGGTTTGAAGACCCGGTAGGTATACGGCAGGTCAATGATCGGCAGATTGCCGACAAAGCAGGCGGCCAATTCGGGCGTCTTGCGGTAACCTTCCCCCTCGGGGTAGCCCTCTCCCCGGCCTGTGGAAAGGAAATACTCAATGCCGCCAGTGTCACCCGCCCCACTTGCATGGAATGCATTGCCGAAACCCAGGCCCACCCCGCCGCCGCCACAACCGACGGTCTCCCGGTTGAAGACGGCGGTCTTGCCACGGGAGGCGGCTTTCAGCATGGCCATCACGCAACCCCAGCGTCCCGGCTGGAATTGCAAGGCTCCTTCCGGTTTTTCGTTGGTCAGAAGGATGGCCACAGGCTTAGTGGCTAGATGTAATTCCTTGGCCAGACGGCTTTCCATAAACTATCAACTCCTCTGTATGATCTGGTCCGACTTACTTCAATATTACCATAGATAAAGAAGAGTTCAATATGAATATAGGTGAATCATTCTGACCCGCAGTGATGGATCACCCGGAGAAGCCGGAGGAATTCCGGAAGCTAATCGAGACGGCCACGGCGCGGAATATAGCGTAGCCAAGAAGAACTGAGTTGTTTATCAGAAGGCAAATCCTTGTGTAAAAATCGTGCAGAAACATAGCGGACGGTAATATTGTGATACAGTTTACGGGCTTCCCGCCAAAATCTCCGCCATACAAAGAAGTTCATTATTACAAGCAATATTAGAGCGAGAACCTGTAGCCAGTAATTGTCCTGAAATATAAAGTTCATATACAGCCTCCTTTTTTTAGATATGATGCCCATAAATGGAGGAGATAAAACGAGGAGGCGAGAATCAGCAGATAGGAATTAATTATTTACTTGAATACCCGGAAATAATATAATGCAGGAAAATCAAAGTACAGGGGGATGAAACATGGAAGATAAAGATGTATTAAATGTTAACGATTTAGATTTATTGATAAAAGAAAAGTTAATCCCTTTTCGAGAAAGAATCATTGATTCACTTGCAAAAAAACATCCACATATCTTTTCCATGATTGACGCTTTTATATCAGGGAAAAAGAATCAGGTAGGGCTGCAAGTGGTTGAAGATGGTGAAACGGTTAGGGAATATACATTCTATTTAGAAGGTATTCGTATTTCGAAAGTTGAGCCTGGCGCTCTATCATCGGAAATTCATCACCCGTTATTAGGAGTTGTTAAGCCATATGGAGTTATTGAAAGAACTGTTTTAGCAAAGATGCTTAACGATGAACAAAGTTTTATAGATGAACCTTTTTCAACAATAGCAAGGTTTTTACCCAATATTACAATAAAGTTTTTGCTCTAAAAAACCACTAAACTTTACGCCGGAGCCTGTTAGCCTGTAAAAATAGGCAAGGGAATTCGCTATAAAATATGAAAATCCCTTGCCTTTAAATTCAACTATTCTTCCCGTTTTTCACTCAACTGGGATAAGTACCCGTCACTATCTACTTTCCCCTCAGCCGGTTCAGGACAGTGGCGAACTCTTCATTGCCGGGGCTCCACGGATCTGAAGCGGAACTTCTCCCCCGGTACCGGTTAATTACCGCCGCGAACAAAGACCAGACCAATTTCTCAGC
The sequence above is drawn from the Pelotomaculum isophthalicicum JI genome and encodes:
- a CDS encoding YkvA family protein, producing MKSLWHWIKRLKSDIFILYYASKDPRVPWQAKALVMLLAAYIISPIDLLPDFIFPGLGYVDDMVLIPFVAEFILNMIPKPVVSEANLKAMHLSRKAKNWTGAVLVFAVILLALVFAYKYL
- a CDS encoding DUF6544 family protein, which produces MPEHKEFNGIRIPARGEVIWKLDTGDFN
- a CDS encoding sulfite exporter TauE/SafE family protein, whose product is MINLLIGLAAGFFGGLVGLGGGVIMIPLMVGILKIGQHKAHGTSLVALVFTGISGAFTYALNGSMDIWASALLASTAIFTARAGARFANALPEWKLKRSFGGFIILVSLILLLKPYLYHVSEPATGWLEMLVLLSTGIFTGFLSGMMGVGGGTIMVPSMVLLIGFTQFTAQGCSLLAMVPVGIVGAYTHWRLGNVNTSILPGLIPGILLGTYLGGSLAHIMTEEALRVIFAAVLIWTGVRYLRAPKPQPDVKSIPAEKEDRS
- a CDS encoding DUF169 domain-containing protein: MESRLAKELHLATKPVAILLTNEKPEGALQFQPGRWGCVMAMLKAASRGKTAVFNRETVGCGGGGVGLGFGNAFHASGAGDTGGIEYFLSTGRGEGYPEGEGYRKTPELAACFVGNLPIIDLPYTYRVFKPLDQVDPAVEEPCLVTFYVNADQLCGLVVMANYDRPDLNNVTIPHCSGCQGIFIIPYNEAQSENPRAVVGMMDPSARPFIDPGQVTFTVPYKRFLEMEANIPGSFLTRSTWNKLAERLAGIPSEVPAGTDVI